A genomic stretch from Rhodobacterales bacterium HKCCA1288 includes:
- the scpB gene encoding SMC-Scp complex subunit ScpB, with the protein MSGVADTPETSPETPAEAPSNTPEKSLFQAPPLAEQERMIEALLFASAEPVSIREMEARLPHGCDPAEALQLLRRRYEGRGVNVVKVGDAWAMRTSADLGFLMSRETVETRKLSRAAIETLAIVAYHQPVTRAEIEEIRGVSVNRGTIDQLIEMEWIKFGRRKMTPGRPVTFVVTPAFLDHFGLESARDLPGVKELRDAGLLDNRPRGLNLSEEGAEAPEEEEGGLPFDMDDADEDGALFEDDAP; encoded by the coding sequence ATGAGCGGCGTGGCGGATACACCTGAAACTTCACCCGAAACACCTGCTGAAGCACCCTCAAACACGCCTGAGAAGAGCCTGTTTCAAGCGCCCCCTTTGGCGGAACAGGAACGCATGATTGAGGCCTTGCTTTTTGCCAGTGCCGAGCCTGTCTCAATCCGCGAGATGGAAGCACGTCTTCCGCATGGTTGTGATCCTGCTGAAGCCTTGCAACTGCTGCGCCGCCGCTATGAGGGGCGCGGTGTGAATGTGGTCAAAGTGGGTGACGCATGGGCGATGCGCACCAGTGCTGATCTGGGCTTTCTGATGAGCCGCGAAACGGTCGAGACACGGAAACTGTCGCGCGCGGCAATCGAAACCTTGGCAATCGTGGCCTATCATCAACCTGTGACACGCGCCGAGATTGAAGAAATCCGCGGCGTGTCGGTCAATCGGGGCACGATTGATCAATTGATTGAAATGGAATGGATCAAATTTGGCCGCCGCAAGATGACGCCGGGCCGGCCCGTCACATTCGTGGTGACGCCTGCGTTTTTGGATCATTTCGGTTTGGAATCTGCCCGCGATTTGCCGGGCGTGAAGGAATTGCGCGATGCGGGGCTGCTCGACAATCGCCCACGCGGCTTGAACCTGTCCGAGGAGGGCGCAGAAGCCCCAGAGGAGGAGGAGGGCGGTCTTCCCTTTGATATGGATGACGCAGATGAGGATGGCGCCTTGTTCGAGGATGACGCGCCCTGA